A genomic stretch from Helianthus annuus cultivar XRQ/B chromosome 1, HanXRQr2.0-SUNRISE, whole genome shotgun sequence includes:
- the LOC110872027 gene encoding FCS-Like Zinc finger 3: MLTYAGGENNSNFLEACTLCSKPLGHNTDIYMYRGNNPFCSQECRQEQIEIDEARERRWKVAKKSNEKTKKNNVRTGTVVVA; this comes from the exons ATGCTAACGTACGCTGGTGGTGAAAACAACTCCAACTTTCTTGAAGCTTGTACCCTGTGCTCAAAACCACTTGGTCACAACACTGACATATACATGTACAG AGGGAATAATCCATTTTGTAGCCAAGAGTGTAGGCAAGAACAAATAGAGATTGATGAGGCAAGAGAGAGGAGATGGAAAGTTGCTAAGAAATCAaatgaaaaaaccaaaaaaaataatgTGCGGACAGGAACTGTTGTTGTAGCTTAG